One window from the genome of Deinococcus sp. NW-56 encodes:
- a CDS encoding SIS domain-containing protein: MDLLSLLTRLPGSYAGPTQPEPGPHGLIGVGEGALAAHLAATLIPGTLTRTGTQFVVSSADTADAARDYADLAEVAGAGVRRVSTGGVPDDVDVLVPGGLPATYHAAQYLAHASGHAREAAEAESLLATLRDQCAPEVTEGNPARDLAWSLWGRTPLLLAAPDAEALPHAWQSLLARAGKTLAVPVLGDPLAVATGAFEAQHEKGDAKVALILGDPDPTLHVVREVLESRIDEVLHVPFPQGEGGAAPSGYAGSLALWYFGAWVAAYLAERYGVQPADPPVLARAQSALAGEEDPAALGLGRPEDVRRTRVDDEDFADGFNDEDDLDEE; encoded by the coding sequence ATGGACCTGCTTTCCCTGCTCACTCGCCTGCCCGGCTCCTACGCCGGACCTACCCAGCCCGAACCCGGCCCGCACGGCCTGATCGGGGTGGGGGAGGGCGCACTCGCCGCACACCTCGCGGCCACGCTGATTCCCGGCACCCTGACGCGCACGGGGACGCAGTTTGTCGTGTCCAGCGCCGATACCGCTGACGCCGCCCGCGACTACGCCGACCTCGCGGAGGTGGCGGGGGCCGGGGTGCGCCGGGTCAGCACCGGGGGCGTCCCCGATGACGTGGATGTGCTGGTGCCGGGCGGCCTGCCCGCGACCTACCACGCGGCCCAGTACCTCGCCCACGCTTCCGGCCACGCGCGGGAGGCCGCCGAGGCGGAGTCCCTGCTCGCCACGCTGCGCGACCAGTGCGCCCCGGAGGTCACGGAGGGCAACCCCGCCCGCGACCTCGCGTGGTCGCTGTGGGGCCGCACGCCCCTGCTGCTTGCCGCCCCCGACGCCGAGGCGCTGCCGCACGCCTGGCAGTCGCTGCTCGCGCGGGCGGGCAAGACGCTCGCCGTGCCCGTGCTGGGCGATCCGCTGGCGGTGGCAACCGGGGCCTTCGAGGCCCAGCACGAGAAGGGCGACGCCAAGGTGGCCCTGATTCTGGGGGACCCCGACCCGACCTTGCATGTGGTGCGCGAGGTGCTGGAGTCGCGCATCGACGAGGTGCTGCACGTGCCCTTTCCCCAGGGTGAAGGCGGCGCGGCGCCCAGCGGGTACGCGGGCAGCCTCGCCCTGTGGTACTTCGGGGCCTGGGTCGCGGCCTACCTCGCCGAGCGCTACGGCGTCCAGCCCGCCGACCCCCCCGTCCTGGCCCGCGCCCAGTCGGCCCTGGCGGGGGAGGAAGACCCCGCCGCCCTGGGCCTGGGCCGCCCGGAGGACGTGCGCCGCACCCGCGTGGACGACGAGGACTTCGCGGACGGTTTCAACGATGAGGACGATCTGGACGAGGAGTAA
- a CDS encoding DHH family phosphoesterase, whose translation MSRPAPTPPEARWLLAPPASREALLDTMRTWGVSAPLAQVLHGRGLTPARLDPALRLTPNPALREAARRLVAAVRAKKRLRIHGDYDADGVTATAILVHGLRALGAEAHGFIPHRLNEGYGIHPDRVEDHAAACDLLVTVDCGVTNLEEVRALLALGVEVIVTDHHAPGEDYPATLVVHPHETADYDPEVHNLTGAGVAYHLLWAVHEELDLPAPTPLTALAALGTVADVAPLVGENRALVRRGLEELAHSTIPGLRAMLQAKKVERPTARDVAFLLAPLLNAAGRLGEADLALELLTTESEHQAQTLATYLESRNGERRVLQDRMYAEALALADPADPALVLTHPDWHAGVMGIVASKLVEAFYRPVYIVAQGKGSVRSTPGISAVEGLRHSQDLLKRFGGHPGAAGFSLDEGNFGALRDRLHGYVRQFPRPVPAWRLDAPLPPLAATGDLAQQAAALEPFGTGHTPPLWHVRSPLSRTRLVGGRGTSLQFQAGGLRGIKHGETRAADGDHDLATHLVQDEWRGQTRLEWQGQALRPPGLLGLDGESAPAPVPRLDPREAMNHLRTGSSAYADGPVAAYLAGQVPGLTLVRAGEGHPGGELILYALPDEASLRAWLTGGRVAFALGPKTLGELEGSLTPRHLQPATDETRVAEAADAYRRWQWAHLYRVLDDGGWSAAVHHLLGLAGPSSAAPAPAELAAADD comes from the coding sequence ATGAGCCGCCCAGCCCCTACCCCCCCGGAGGCCCGCTGGCTGCTGGCCCCGCCCGCGAGCCGGGAAGCCCTGCTGGACACCATGCGGACCTGGGGCGTGTCGGCTCCCCTCGCCCAGGTGCTGCATGGGCGCGGCCTGACCCCGGCCCGGCTGGACCCGGCCCTGCGGCTGACCCCCAACCCGGCGTTGCGGGAGGCGGCGCGGCGGCTGGTGGCGGCAGTACGGGCCAAGAAGCGCCTCCGCATCCATGGCGATTACGACGCCGACGGGGTGACAGCCACCGCCATCCTGGTGCACGGCCTGCGGGCGCTGGGGGCCGAGGCTCACGGCTTTATTCCCCATCGCCTCAACGAGGGCTACGGCATCCATCCAGACCGGGTGGAGGACCACGCCGCCGCCTGTGACCTGCTGGTCACGGTGGACTGCGGGGTCACCAATCTGGAGGAGGTGCGGGCGCTGCTGGCGCTGGGTGTGGAGGTCATCGTGACCGACCACCACGCGCCCGGCGAGGACTACCCCGCCACCCTGGTCGTCCACCCGCACGAGACGGCGGACTACGACCCGGAGGTTCACAACCTCACCGGGGCGGGCGTGGCCTACCACCTGCTGTGGGCGGTGCATGAGGAGCTGGACCTGCCCGCCCCCACGCCCCTCACCGCGCTCGCCGCCCTGGGGACGGTGGCCGACGTGGCTCCACTGGTGGGGGAAAATCGGGCGCTGGTGCGGCGCGGGTTGGAGGAACTGGCACACTCGACCATTCCCGGCCTGCGGGCCATGCTTCAGGCCAAGAAGGTCGAGCGGCCCACCGCCCGGGACGTAGCCTTTCTGCTCGCGCCGCTGCTGAACGCGGCGGGGCGGCTGGGGGAAGCGGACCTCGCGCTGGAGCTGCTGACCACCGAGAGCGAGCACCAGGCGCAGACGCTGGCGACCTACCTGGAATCGCGCAACGGCGAGCGCCGGGTGTTGCAGGACCGGATGTACGCCGAGGCTCTCGCGCTCGCCGACCCTGCCGACCCTGCGCTGGTGCTCACGCACCCGGACTGGCACGCGGGCGTGATGGGCATCGTGGCGAGCAAACTGGTGGAAGCCTTCTACCGCCCGGTGTATATCGTCGCGCAGGGCAAGGGGTCGGTGCGGTCCACGCCGGGCATCAGCGCGGTGGAGGGCCTGCGGCACAGCCAGGACCTGCTCAAGCGCTTCGGGGGCCACCCCGGCGCGGCGGGCTTCTCACTGGACGAGGGGAACTTCGGAGCGCTGCGGGACCGACTGCATGGCTACGTGCGCCAGTTTCCCCGGCCCGTTCCGGCGTGGCGGCTGGACGCGCCCTTACCTCCGCTGGCCGCGACCGGGGACCTCGCGCAGCAGGCGGCGGCCCTCGAACCGTTCGGGACCGGGCACACGCCGCCGCTCTGGCACGTGCGCTCGCCCCTCTCGCGCACGCGGCTGGTGGGCGGGCGCGGCACCAGCCTGCAGTTTCAGGCGGGAGGCTTGCGGGGCATCAAGCACGGCGAGACGCGGGCGGCCGACGGCGACCACGACCTCGCCACGCACCTCGTGCAGGACGAGTGGCGCGGGCAGACGCGGCTGGAGTGGCAGGGGCAGGCGCTGCGGCCCCCCGGCCTGCTGGGACTCGACGGCGAATCCGCTCCCGCCCCGGTTCCCCGGCTGGACCCCCGCGAGGCGATGAACCACCTGCGGACCGGATCGAGTGCCTACGCCGACGGCCCGGTCGCGGCGTATCTGGCCGGGCAGGTGCCGGGGCTGACGCTGGTGCGGGCCGGGGAGGGGCACCCCGGCGGCGAGCTGATCCTCTACGCCCTCCCCGACGAGGCCAGCCTGCGGGCCTGGCTGACCGGGGGCCGGGTCGCCTTCGCGCTGGGACCCAAAACGCTGGGCGAGTTGGAAGGCAGCCTCACCCCACGCCACCTTCAGCCGGCCACGGACGAGACGCGCGTGGCTGAAGCCGCCGACGCCTACCGCCGCTGGCAGTGGGCGCACCTGTACCGGGTGCTGGATGACGGGGGATGGAGTGCCGCCGTGCATCACCTGCTGGGCCTGGCCGGGCCGTCGTCGGCAGCCCCTGCTCCGGCGGAACTCGCGGCAGCGGACGACTGA
- a CDS encoding lipopolysaccharide assembly protein LapA domain-containing protein — protein sequence MRLVQLIQVLLLLALGGYLLLVALENPVPVRLPLPLGQGEALLSLGGAVVLFAVLGGAYTALLLLPPLWRSAWRQRRSRRERAQLEHRLTAALQARLGTVPPVTPAPEDA from the coding sequence ATGCGACTCGTGCAGTTGATTCAGGTGCTGCTGCTGCTCGCGCTGGGAGGGTATCTGCTGCTGGTCGCGCTGGAAAATCCGGTGCCAGTGCGGCTGCCGCTGCCGCTGGGCCAGGGGGAAGCACTGCTGTCGCTGGGAGGCGCGGTGGTACTGTTTGCGGTCCTGGGCGGGGCGTACACGGCCCTGTTGCTGCTGCCCCCGCTGTGGCGCTCGGCGTGGCGGCAGCGCCGGAGTCGCCGGGAACGGGCGCAGCTGGAACACCGCCTGACGGCAGCCCTGCAAGCCCGGCTGGGCACCGTGCCCCCAGTCACCCCCGCCCCGGAGGACGCATGA
- a CDS encoding S-layer homology domain-containing protein — MRKSLTIASTLALALGAASAQTNTTTTTTTTTPTQVVTFTDVPAGHWAKDAVDLLVQRGLIQGYPDGTFRGNQNITRYEAALIFFRLLQSGSLSNSTLSQSDLATITAGMQEVATELAAISTRVTDLERLNAEQQARIAALEERINALGTAGTAGADTAALTARIDALETAIRNIPAGPQGPAGPAGPAGAAADTAALEARIAALEARATQTGTTTGGTTTIVTPPTTVVIGETPTGTTNGVTRGDLYAGVYVGASSAGANNPCYIPNSDGRAVNYCASFGGMVGTTSLVGPFGARVSADYKPGRNALSADVNATIGLNTGTNIQPYAGVGLGLTSSTGRTTATANTNVTDTYVNALVGVDFQVTNSIAAFVEGNGRYYLSSKGAGSVQNTNTATDQRGFVPAVRAGLKFYF; from the coding sequence ATGCGCAAGTCCCTGACCATTGCTTCGACCCTGGCCCTGGCGCTGGGTGCCGCCAGCGCCCAGACCAACACGACCACCACCACGACGACCACCACCCCGACCCAGGTCGTGACCTTTACCGACGTGCCCGCCGGGCACTGGGCCAAGGACGCCGTGGACCTGCTCGTGCAGCGCGGCCTGATTCAGGGCTACCCCGACGGCACCTTCCGCGGCAACCAGAACATCACCCGCTATGAAGCGGCGCTGATCTTCTTCCGCCTGCTGCAGTCCGGCTCGCTGAGCAACAGCACCCTCAGCCAGAGTGACCTCGCCACCATCACCGCCGGGATGCAGGAGGTCGCCACCGAGCTGGCGGCCATCAGCACCCGTGTGACCGACCTCGAGCGTCTCAACGCCGAGCAGCAGGCCCGCATCGCGGCCCTGGAAGAGCGCATCAACGCGCTGGGTACGGCTGGGACTGCTGGCGCCGACACGGCGGCCCTGACCGCCCGCATCGACGCGCTGGAAACGGCGATTCGCAACATCCCCGCTGGTCCCCAGGGTCCGGCCGGCCCCGCTGGTCCCGCCGGAGCGGCGGCGGACACCGCGGCCCTCGAAGCCCGCATCGCGGCCCTGGAAGCCCGCGCGACCCAGACCGGCACCACCACGGGCGGCACCACGACCATTGTGACCCCCCCCACCACCGTCGTGATCGGCGAGACGCCCACCGGCACCACCAACGGCGTCACGCGCGGCGACCTGTACGCGGGCGTGTACGTGGGTGCGAGCAGCGCGGGCGCCAACAACCCCTGCTACATCCCCAACAGTGACGGCCGTGCGGTCAACTACTGCGCCAGCTTCGGCGGTATGGTGGGCACCACCTCGCTCGTCGGCCCCTTCGGCGCCCGCGTCTCGGCGGACTACAAGCCCGGCCGCAACGCCCTCTCGGCGGACGTGAACGCGACCATTGGCCTGAACACCGGCACCAACATCCAGCCCTACGCGGGCGTGGGTCTGGGCCTGACCAGCAGCACCGGGCGCACCACGGCCACCGCGAACACCAACGTCACGGACACCTACGTCAACGCACTCGTGGGCGTGGACTTCCAGGTGACCAACTCCATCGCCGCCTTCGTGGAAGGCAACGGCCGCTACTACCTGAGCAGCAAGGGCGCCGGCTCGGTGCAGAACACGAACACCGCGACCGACCAGCGCGGCTTCGTGCCCGCCGTCCGCGCCGGTCTGAAGTTCTACTTCTAA
- a CDS encoding purine-nucleoside phosphorylase has protein sequence MSQIHLRAQPGDVADYVLLPGDPGRARRIAETYLEDVRLYTEHRQLLGFTGTYQGVRVSVQTTGMGCPSAAIVAEELARLGAKTLIRVGTLGGATPRVQPADLVVATAAVPNDGTTRQILGGAPYAPAASFEVVEAAVASARALGVPHHAGLIMTEDAFYASTPKHARLWASRGVLGFEMEASAVFLVAAQHGLRAGCLTACSNDIGDPQLVPDEVLAQGVDRMVRVALDAVVRLAGAEAH, from the coding sequence ATGAGTCAGATTCACCTGCGGGCACAGCCGGGCGACGTCGCGGATTACGTGTTGCTCCCCGGCGATCCGGGTCGGGCGCGGCGCATCGCCGAGACCTACCTAGAAGATGTCCGGCTGTACACTGAACACCGCCAACTGCTGGGCTTTACCGGCACCTATCAGGGAGTGCGCGTGAGCGTCCAGACGACCGGGATGGGCTGCCCCAGCGCTGCCATCGTCGCGGAGGAACTCGCGCGGCTGGGGGCCAAAACGCTGATTCGGGTCGGCACCCTGGGCGGCGCGACCCCCCGCGTGCAGCCCGCCGACCTCGTGGTCGCCACCGCCGCCGTGCCCAACGACGGCACCACCCGGCAGATACTGGGCGGCGCCCCCTACGCCCCCGCCGCCAGCTTCGAGGTCGTGGAGGCGGCGGTCGCCTCGGCCCGTGCGCTGGGGGTGCCGCACCACGCGGGGCTGATCATGACGGAAGACGCCTTCTACGCCAGCACGCCCAAGCATGCCCGGCTGTGGGCGTCGCGCGGGGTGCTGGGCTTCGAGATGGAGGCGAGCGCGGTCTTTCTGGTCGCGGCCCAGCACGGCCTGCGGGCGGGGTGCCTGACTGCGTGCAGCAACGACATTGGGGACCCGCAACTCGTGCCCGACGAGGTGCTGGCGCAAGGCGTCGACCGGATGGTGCGGGTGGCGCTGGACGCCGTCGTGCGGCTGGCCGGGGCCGAAGCCCACTGA
- a CDS encoding enoyl-CoA hydratase-related protein → MTMLDEIEFNHIQLDQHGPLAVLTVNRPKALNALNADTLAEISAALDAVVDVPEIGALIVTGGGDRAFVAGADISELAELEDVYQGRELALAGQDVMQTVANLPIPTIAAVNGFALGGGLELALACDVRVASPGAKLGLPEVSLGLIPGFGGTQRLARLIGPGPALDLMLTGRQMAADEALRLGLVNYVADDPLQKAREVAEQMVRHAPIALSLVKEAVRRGLDTSLEAGLEIEADLFGMLVATKDFREGTSAFLAKRKPEFQGE, encoded by the coding sequence ATGACGATGCTCGACGAGATTGAGTTCAACCATATCCAGCTCGACCAGCACGGTCCGCTCGCGGTGCTGACCGTCAACCGCCCGAAGGCGCTCAATGCCCTGAACGCCGACACGTTGGCCGAGATCAGCGCGGCCCTCGACGCGGTCGTGGACGTGCCCGAGATCGGCGCCCTGATCGTGACCGGGGGCGGCGACCGGGCGTTCGTGGCGGGGGCCGACATCAGCGAGCTGGCCGAACTGGAGGACGTGTACCAGGGCCGCGAACTCGCCCTCGCCGGGCAGGACGTGATGCAGACGGTGGCGAATCTGCCCATTCCCACCATCGCCGCCGTGAACGGCTTCGCGCTGGGCGGCGGGCTGGAACTCGCGCTGGCCTGCGACGTGCGGGTGGCCTCGCCGGGGGCCAAGCTGGGGCTGCCCGAAGTCTCGCTGGGCCTGATTCCCGGCTTCGGGGGCACCCAGCGCCTCGCCCGGCTGATCGGGCCGGGTCCGGCGCTCGACCTGATGCTCACCGGGCGGCAGATGGCGGCAGACGAGGCCCTGCGCCTGGGGCTGGTGAACTACGTCGCCGACGACCCCCTCCAGAAGGCCCGCGAGGTCGCCGAGCAGATGGTGCGGCACGCGCCCATCGCTCTCTCGCTGGTCAAGGAGGCGGTGCGCCGGGGGCTGGACACCTCGCTGGAGGCGGGGCTGGAGATCGAGGCGGACCTGTTCGGGATGCTGGTGGCGACCAAGGACTTCCGCGAGGGCACCTCGGCCTTCCTCGCCAAGCGCAAGCCGGAGTTCCAGGGTGAGTGA
- a CDS encoding phosphohydrolase: MSEADLLPDAQQHDERPGSDSKFTLSVAGGHLQDVEGRHSEGDGTPDAPPPPPADVPADGRVVEFTTPRAKLIAEAHGAIHADLQSYPRALAAYEALRGDPEALAHWDMANYITMRKLGYNDHGRVHSFITGAASMAITELLLEAGVRPDLMESGVGDADDVFLAVILGTMLHDIGNQIHRVGHEAHGVALALPILDRILGPIYPDPFKRTKVRSFILGSVNCHDLNPVPLTLEGGITAVADGTDITKGRGRKAFALGSVDIHSISALAVDQVVIERGREKPVLINVTMNNSGGIFQVEEVLAPKVIRTPMSRYVELRACTREEGDEQILRRVRLEGDHFVMDLEGGERVVTPVVDRRGQVAQAVAEVLDAGTRGP; this comes from the coding sequence GTGAGTGAGGCGGACCTGCTGCCGGACGCGCAGCAGCATGACGAGCGCCCTGGGAGCGACTCCAAGTTCACCCTCAGCGTGGCCGGGGGTCACCTTCAGGACGTGGAGGGCCGCCACAGCGAGGGGGATGGAACGCCGGACGCCCCACCTCCGCCGCCCGCCGACGTTCCGGCCGACGGGCGCGTCGTCGAGTTCACCACCCCCCGCGCCAAGCTGATCGCGGAGGCGCACGGGGCGATTCACGCCGACCTTCAGAGCTACCCCCGAGCGCTGGCCGCTTATGAGGCCCTGCGCGGCGACCCCGAGGCGCTGGCCCACTGGGACATGGCGAATTACATCACCATGCGCAAGCTGGGCTACAACGACCACGGGCGGGTCCATTCCTTTATCACGGGCGCGGCCAGCATGGCGATCACCGAGCTGCTGCTGGAGGCCGGAGTGCGGCCCGACCTGATGGAGTCGGGGGTGGGCGACGCCGACGACGTGTTTCTGGCGGTGATTCTGGGCACCATGCTCCACGACATCGGCAACCAGATTCACCGGGTGGGGCACGAGGCGCACGGGGTCGCGCTGGCGCTGCCGATCCTCGACCGCATCCTGGGGCCGATCTACCCCGACCCCTTCAAGCGGACGAAGGTGCGTTCCTTCATCCTGGGGTCCGTCAATTGCCACGACCTCAACCCGGTGCCGCTCACGCTGGAAGGCGGCATCACGGCGGTTGCGGACGGCACCGACATCACCAAGGGGCGCGGGCGCAAGGCCTTCGCGCTGGGCAGCGTGGACATTCATTCCATCAGCGCCCTGGCGGTGGACCAGGTCGTGATTGAGCGTGGGCGCGAAAAGCCGGTCCTCATCAACGTGACCATGAACAACTCCGGCGGCATCTTTCAGGTCGAGGAGGTGCTGGCGCCCAAGGTGATTCGCACGCCCATGAGCCGGTACGTGGAACTGCGGGCCTGCACCCGCGAGGAGGGCGACGAGCAGATTCTGCGCCGGGTGCGGCTGGAGGGCGACCACTTCGTGATGGACCTGGAGGGGGGCGAGCGGGTGGTCACGCCCGTGGTGGACCGCCGGGGGCAGGTCGCGCAGGCCGTGGCCGAGGTGCTGGACGCGGGCACGCGGGGACCTTAA
- a CDS encoding VanW family protein codes for MTRGYAIAVSAAALLGGALAMGLAAGDAGRLAPGLVVGTVPVGGLTPAQARARLTDQLPAVPQVTVQAGQKSWTVPATRLGWSVDPAASVAAAVRASQNRDLWQKVRGMVGQASTQTLPLVTRVDEAKARAALEALTRDLATSPKNAAIFFDKTAHRYALKPDQPGRRPNAAAAARAFAADPTQTRLSLPVTEWPAEHTAAELRPHVERGNRLMRPLTVKLQGTDRTGALTALQVADLYWVRENGIEPDEKTIRAAFDRLTDAVDRPAQNARFRLEGGKLMKVKEEAGRVTDRQAALAAFRKAVLDPAQASVVFAAKASRPSLKLAELPIPDQLELIASGTSTYHGSSAERRTNVAVAAANIHGYVVPKGGEFSFLSALGSITPDNGFVGGLIISGGRTVEGLGGGVCQVSTTAFRALYQAGLPVVERHQHSYRVGYYEPEVGFEAAVYDPGLDLRLKNDTGGPLFIKTVNDDVKSRLEVQVWGIKPQRTVTVRPAVIHRYTPHPPAQYVVNRTLAPGAVRQVDWAKDGYDLSITRTIKDGKGTRTDQTKTSYKPWRAVYEVGPR; via the coding sequence GTGACGAGGGGTTACGCCATCGCTGTTTCTGCCGCCGCCTTGCTGGGCGGCGCGCTCGCTATGGGCCTCGCCGCCGGGGACGCGGGCCGCCTCGCGCCGGGGCTGGTCGTGGGGACCGTGCCTGTCGGTGGCTTGACCCCCGCCCAGGCCCGCGCCCGGCTGACCGATCAGCTTCCGGCCGTGCCCCAGGTCACGGTGCAGGCCGGACAGAAGAGCTGGACCGTTCCCGCCACCCGCCTGGGCTGGAGCGTGGACCCGGCGGCGAGTGTGGCGGCAGCGGTGCGGGCCTCTCAGAACCGCGACCTGTGGCAGAAGGTGCGCGGGATGGTGGGGCAGGCCTCCACCCAGACGCTGCCCCTGGTGACGCGGGTGGACGAGGCGAAGGCGCGAGCGGCCCTGGAAGCCCTGACCCGCGACCTCGCCACCAGCCCGAAAAACGCGGCGATCTTCTTCGACAAGACGGCCCACCGCTACGCCCTGAAGCCCGACCAGCCGGGACGCCGTCCCAACGCGGCGGCGGCAGCCCGCGCCTTCGCCGCCGATCCCACCCAGACGCGCCTCTCGCTCCCCGTCACCGAGTGGCCCGCCGAGCACACCGCCGCCGAATTGCGCCCCCACGTGGAGCGCGGCAACCGTCTGATGCGACCCCTGACTGTGAAATTGCAGGGCACCGACCGCACCGGGGCGCTGACGGCCTTGCAGGTCGCGGACCTCTACTGGGTGCGCGAGAATGGCATCGAACCCGACGAGAAGACCATTCGCGCCGCCTTCGACCGCCTGACGGACGCGGTGGACCGCCCCGCGCAGAACGCCCGTTTCCGGCTGGAGGGCGGCAAGCTGATGAAGGTGAAGGAGGAAGCGGGCCGCGTCACCGACCGGCAGGCCGCGCTCGCTGCCTTCCGAAAGGCTGTGCTCGACCCGGCTCAGGCGTCGGTGGTGTTCGCGGCCAAGGCCAGCCGCCCCAGCCTGAAGCTGGCCGAGCTGCCCATTCCCGATCAGCTCGAACTGATCGCCTCGGGGACCAGCACCTACCACGGCAGCAGCGCCGAGCGCCGGACCAATGTGGCGGTGGCCGCCGCGAACATCCACGGGTACGTGGTCCCGAAGGGGGGCGAGTTCAGCTTCCTGTCGGCGCTGGGCAGCATCACGCCGGACAACGGCTTTGTCGGCGGCCTGATCATCAGCGGGGGCCGCACGGTGGAGGGCCTGGGCGGGGGCGTGTGCCAGGTATCCACCACGGCGTTCCGGGCGCTGTATCAGGCGGGATTGCCTGTCGTGGAGCGCCACCAGCACTCCTACCGGGTGGGCTACTACGAGCCGGAGGTGGGCTTCGAGGCCGCCGTGTACGACCCCGGCCTCGACCTGCGGCTGAAGAACGACACGGGCGGCCCCCTCTTCATCAAGACGGTCAACGACGACGTGAAGAGCCGTCTGGAGGTGCAGGTGTGGGGCATCAAGCCCCAGCGTACGGTCACGGTCCGCCCCGCTGTCATTCACCGCTACACGCCGCACCCGCCCGCGCAGTACGTGGTCAACCGCACCCTCGCTCCCGGCGCCGTGCGGCAGGTGGACTGGGCCAAGGACGGCTACGACCTCTCCATCACCCGGACGATCAAGGATGGGAAGGGGACGCGCACCGACCAGACCAAGACGAGCTACAAGCCGTGGCGGGCGGTGTACGAGGTGGGGCCGAGGTAG
- a CDS encoding RluA family pseudouridine synthase, protein MTHPAVRAPLFPPTEKPRVLVEHPDFYVIHKPALWLTHPVRARVDVPDVLGFMRTETGEPDLAPPHRLDRETSGTQLLSRDADAARRFFTLFKEHLVGKTYQAIVHGSPGWERTTLDAPLGDLGLGGANRIVIRQAVVPDGKPAITDFRVLERRGGFTLLEAYPRSGRLHQIRAHLSHLGLPMVGDKIYGRDPQAFLDFMEQGQTPELTARLLLPRQALHAARIAFPWGGTQFAAEAPLPPDLRAFWERL, encoded by the coding sequence GTGACCCATCCGGCGGTCCGCGCTCCCCTGTTCCCCCCCACCGAGAAGCCGCGTGTGCTGGTCGAGCACCCCGACTTCTACGTCATCCATAAGCCCGCGCTGTGGCTGACCCATCCGGTGCGGGCGCGGGTGGATGTGCCCGACGTGCTGGGCTTCATGCGGACCGAGACGGGCGAGCCGGACCTCGCGCCCCCGCACCGCCTCGACCGCGAGACGAGCGGCACCCAACTGCTCTCGCGGGACGCGGACGCGGCGCGGCGCTTTTTTACCCTGTTCAAGGAACATCTGGTCGGCAAGACGTACCAGGCCATCGTCCACGGCTCGCCGGGGTGGGAGCGGACCACGCTGGACGCCCCGCTGGGCGACCTCGGGCTGGGGGGCGCGAACCGCATCGTCATCCGGCAGGCGGTCGTGCCGGACGGCAAGCCCGCCATTACCGATTTCCGGGTGCTGGAACGGCGCGGGGGCTTCACGCTGCTGGAGGCGTACCCCCGCTCGGGGCGGCTACATCAGATTCGTGCCCACCTCTCGCACCTCGGGCTGCCGATGGTGGGCGACAAGATCTACGGGCGCGACCCGCAGGCGTTCCTTGATTTCATGGAGCAGGGCCAGACGCCGGAGCTGACCGCGCGGCTGCTGCTGCCCCGGCAGGCGCTGCACGCGGCCCGCATCGCCTTTCCCTGGGGCGGCACGCAGTTCGCGGCAGAGGCGCCGCTGCCCCCCGACCTGCGGGCGTTCTGGGAGAGGCTGTAG
- a CDS encoding NADPH-dependent FMN reductase, with protein sequence MKFAVLSTSLDPLSRSRWLAGLTAEQLRTGGHEVTLLDLRESPLPPFDNAECYAHPHAEVYHHAIREADGIFLAVPVYNWGLGSGAKALVELTGSTDPDRGLHGAWFDQPVTFLVSGGLAHGYLSHGAFAFGLMTDFRCVVNPHFVYATGADWAEDGVPGEWLAERLTRTVERAVDLSQRLRGRPYRSVWEV encoded by the coding sequence GTGAAGTTCGCGGTCCTCTCCACCAGCCTCGATCCCCTCAGCCGCAGCCGCTGGCTGGCGGGCCTGACGGCGGAGCAGCTCCGGACAGGGGGCCACGAGGTCACCCTGCTCGACCTGCGCGAGTCGCCCCTGCCGCCCTTCGACAACGCCGAGTGCTACGCGCACCCCCACGCCGAGGTCTACCACCACGCCATTCGGGAGGCGGACGGGATTTTCCTGGCCGTGCCCGTCTACAACTGGGGGCTGGGGTCGGGCGCCAAGGCCCTCGTCGAGCTGACCGGCAGCACGGACCCCGACCGGGGCCTGCACGGGGCATGGTTTGACCAACCCGTGACCTTTCTGGTGTCGGGCGGCCTCGCGCACGGGTACCTCAGCCACGGGGCCTTCGCGTTCGGGCTGATGACCGATTTTCGCTGCGTGGTCAATCCGCACTTCGTGTACGCGACTGGGGCCGACTGGGCAGAGGACGGCGTGCCCGGCGAGTGGCTCGCGGAGCGGCTGACCCGCACGGTGGAGCGGGCGGTGGACCTGTCACAGCGGCTGCGCGGACGGCCCTACCGCTCGGTGTGGGAGGTCTGA